The Pyxidicoccus trucidator genome includes a window with the following:
- a CDS encoding cytochrome P450, which yields MTTPRKSALPPGPKRNWLPRFGIVQVKDALEQLAQERQKYGDIVCLPMNHGPTWLLSHPDHAQYVLADKASNYPSMVGENPDPLLGRGLFVSNGDFWRRQRRMVQPSFHRPRLARMVEGMVRDAQQHAERWAPQAATGARLELLEQMRRLVITMLGNSIFSEDARANRASLREGMDTLGHLLHGPPRTLLDVVKGLLGQHRAQMKRFFNAIEQVNTDMYRLIAERRQSPAGRDDMMTMLMDARDTQGAAMTDTELRDELVNLFIGGYESTSVALTWILYEVARNPEVEQRARGELATVLGGQPLTAESLQSLPYTRAVVEEALRIHPPAWTFMRRALNEDEIDGYTVAPGTKMLISPYLLHRHPSFWTEPERFLPERFLPEQKEVRHRYAYLPFGAGQRQCVANGYTVTLLTVALATLLQRCQWRLVPEHPVVAWAATTRRPRHGVLATLHAAPQVA from the coding sequence ATGACCACGCCAAGGAAATCCGCCCTTCCTCCCGGGCCCAAGCGCAACTGGCTGCCCCGGTTCGGCATCGTGCAGGTGAAGGACGCACTGGAACAGCTCGCCCAGGAGCGGCAGAAGTACGGCGACATCGTCTGCCTGCCCATGAACCATGGCCCGACCTGGCTGCTGTCGCACCCGGACCATGCGCAGTACGTGTTGGCGGACAAGGCCAGCAACTACCCGTCCATGGTGGGCGAGAATCCGGATCCGCTGCTGGGCCGTGGCCTGTTCGTCAGCAACGGGGACTTCTGGCGCCGCCAGCGACGCATGGTGCAGCCGTCCTTCCACCGCCCGCGGCTGGCCCGGATGGTGGAAGGGATGGTGCGGGACGCCCAGCAGCACGCCGAGCGCTGGGCGCCCCAGGCCGCCACGGGTGCGCGGCTGGAGCTGCTGGAGCAGATGCGCCGGTTGGTCATCACCATGCTCGGCAACTCCATCTTCTCGGAGGACGCGCGCGCGAACCGGGCCTCGCTGCGCGAGGGCATGGACACCCTCGGGCACCTGCTCCACGGCCCTCCCCGCACACTGCTGGACGTGGTGAAGGGCCTGCTCGGCCAGCATCGCGCGCAGATGAAGCGCTTCTTCAATGCCATCGAGCAGGTCAACACCGACATGTATCGCCTGATCGCCGAGCGCCGTCAGTCCCCCGCCGGCAGGGACGACATGATGACGATGTTGATGGACGCTCGGGACACGCAGGGCGCGGCCATGACGGACACCGAGCTGCGTGACGAGCTGGTGAACCTCTTCATCGGCGGGTACGAGTCCACGTCCGTGGCGCTCACGTGGATTCTGTACGAGGTGGCACGCAACCCCGAGGTGGAGCAGCGCGCGCGGGGGGAGCTGGCCACCGTGCTGGGAGGACAGCCGCTCACGGCCGAGAGCCTCCAGTCCCTCCCCTACACACGCGCGGTGGTGGAAGAGGCGCTCCGCATCCACCCTCCCGCGTGGACCTTCATGCGCCGGGCGCTGAACGAGGATGAGATCGACGGCTACACCGTGGCTCCGGGCACGAAGATGCTGATCTCCCCCTACCTCCTGCACCGGCATCCCTCGTTCTGGACCGAGCCCGAGCGGTTCCTCCCCGAGCGATTCCTCCCCGAGCAGAAGGAGGTCCGGCACCGTTACGCCTACCTCCCCTTCGGTGCTGGCCAGCGGCAGTGCGTCGCCAACGGCTACACCGTGACGCTCCTGACCGTCGCTCTCGCCACACTGCTTCAGCGCTGCCAGTGGCGCCTGGTGCCAGAACACCCGGTCGTCGCATGGGCCGCCACCACCCGCCGCCCGCGTCACGGTGTGCTGGCCACGCTGCACGCCGCCCCCCAGGTCGCCTGA